From a single Ciconia boyciana chromosome 4, ASM3463844v1, whole genome shotgun sequence genomic region:
- the UBAP1 gene encoding ubiquitin-associated protein 1 isoform X1 produces the protein MASKKLGSDSHGPFSYLDDVPFKIGDKFKTPAKVGLPIGFCLPDSSQLVREAQYDFSLEKKTIEWAEDIKKIQAAQREAERKAEEALANSTAAPEDGNKMGFSEGHCPEAMPPPINPILASLQHNNILTPTPANSSAVKQKVLSPPCPKADFNPADFECEEDPFDKLELKTIDDKEELKNILEIHVGTTGPIVAQLLDNTLPKGGSESMLQDEEVLASIERATLDFKPLHKPNGFITLPQLGNCEKMSLSSKVSLSPITSVSNIKSLSFPKLDSDESDQKSSKLTSTFHSTSCLRNGTLLSSLQTCAQSKGSELNGHHMVGLSTLNEDSGMETSTLSSSSRLPSLAVSTVCTEEQSSQSTATTVHPDYKETEIPVVVHQNFPVSKVPNNTSRTKRSGGPAPELQQALSASERQCVETVVNMGYSPENVLKAMKKKGQNIDQVLDYLFAHGQLCEKGFDPLLVEAALEMHQCSEEKITELLQLMSQFKEMGFELKDIKEVLLLHNNDQHNALEDLMARAGAS, from the exons ATGGCTTCTAAGAAGTTGGGATCAGACTCTCATG GGCCTTTCAGTTATCTTGATGATGTCCCGTTTAAGATAGGAGACAAATTCAAAACCCCAGCGAAGGTTGGATTACCCATTGGTTTCTGCCTGCCTGATTCTTCTCAGCTTGTCAGAGAAGCCCAG TATGATTTctcactggaaaagaaaacaatcgAGTGGGCtgaagatataaaaaaaattcaagctgcCCAGAGAGAAGCTGAACGCAAGGCAGAAGAAGCGCTAGCGAACTCAACAGCAGCTCCAGAGGACGGCAACAAAATGGGGTTCTCGGAGGGACATTGCCCTGAGGCCATGCCTCCTCCTATTAATCCCATCCTCGCTAGCCTGCAGCACAATAATATTCTTACACCCACGCCAGCCAACAGCAGCGCTGTGAAGCAAAAGGTTCTCAGTCCACCTTGTCCAAAAGCAGACTTCAACCCAGCTGATTTTGAATGTGAAGAAGACCCATTTGACaaactggaattaaaaactATCGATGAtaaggaggaattaaaaaatattcttgaaatTCATGTTGGTACTACTGGGCCAATTGTTGCCCAGCTGTTAGATAATACCTTGCCCAAAGGAGGGTCTGAGTCCATGTTGCAAGATGAGGAAGTTCTGGCATCCATAGAAAGGGCCACGTTGGACTTCAAGCCCCTTCACAAACCCAATGGCTTTATCACTTTACCACAGTTGGGAAACTGTGAAAAGATGTCCTTGTCTTCCAAAGTGTCCCTGTCCCCTATCACTTCAGTGAGCAATATCAAATCCCTGTCCTTTCCTAAACTTGACTCCGATGAGAGTGATCAAAAATCATCAAAGCTCACGAGCACTTTCCACAGCACCTCCTGTCTCCGCAATGGCACTTTGCTCAGCTCTTTGCAGACCTGCGCTCAGAGTAAAGGTAGTGAACTGAATGGACACCACATGGTTGGTCTTTCCACTCTAAATGAGGACAGTGGCATGGAGACATCAACATTATCCTCTTCATCCAGGCTGCCTTCCCTGGCTGTGTCGACAGTTTGTACAGAAGAACAATCATCTCAAAGCACAGCGACTACG GTACACCCCGACtacaaggaaacagaaatccCTGTG GTAGTGCACCAAAATTTCCCAGTGTCTAAAGTGCCCAATAACACCAGCCGCACAAAGCGGTCGGGTGGCCCCGCTCCTGAACTACAGCAGGCACTCTCTGCTAGTGAGAGGCAGTGCGTAGAGACAGTCGTCAACATGGGGTACTCGCCTGAGAACGTCCTGAAAGCCATGAAGAAGAAGGGACAGAACATAGACCAG GTTTTGGATTACCTGTTTGCACACGGACAGCTTTGTGAGAAGGGCTTTGATCCACTTCTTGTTGAAGCAGCTTTGGAAATGCACCAGTGTTCAGAGGAGAAG ATCACAGAACTTCTCCAACTAATGAGtcaatttaaagaaatgggCTTTGAACTAAAAGACATTAAGGAGGTCTTACTATTACATAACAACGACCAACACAACGCTTTGGAAGATCTAATGGCCCGTGCAGGAGCCAGCTGA
- the UBAP1 gene encoding ubiquitin-associated protein 1 isoform X2, with product MASKKLGSDSHGPFSYLDDVPFKIGDKFKTPAKVGLPIGFCLPDSSQLVREAQYDFSLEKKTIEWAEDIKKIQAAQREAERKAEEALANSTAAPEDGNKMGFSEGHCPEAMPPPINPILASLQHNNILTPTPANSSAVKQKVLSPPCPKADFNPADFECEEDPFDKLELKTIDDKEELKNILEIHVGTTGPIVAQLLDNTLPKGGSESMLQDEEVLASIERATLDFKPLHKPNGFITLPQLGNCEKMSLSSKVSLSPITSVSNIKSLSFPKLDSDESDQKSSKLTSTFHSTSCLRNGTLLSSLQTCAQSKGSELNGHHMVGLSTLNEDSGMETSTLSSSSRLPSLAVSTVCTEEQSSQSTATTVHPDYKETEIPVVLDYLFAHGQLCEKGFDPLLVEAALEMHQCSEEKITELLQLMSQFKEMGFELKDIKEVLLLHNNDQHNALEDLMARAGAS from the exons ATGGCTTCTAAGAAGTTGGGATCAGACTCTCATG GGCCTTTCAGTTATCTTGATGATGTCCCGTTTAAGATAGGAGACAAATTCAAAACCCCAGCGAAGGTTGGATTACCCATTGGTTTCTGCCTGCCTGATTCTTCTCAGCTTGTCAGAGAAGCCCAG TATGATTTctcactggaaaagaaaacaatcgAGTGGGCtgaagatataaaaaaaattcaagctgcCCAGAGAGAAGCTGAACGCAAGGCAGAAGAAGCGCTAGCGAACTCAACAGCAGCTCCAGAGGACGGCAACAAAATGGGGTTCTCGGAGGGACATTGCCCTGAGGCCATGCCTCCTCCTATTAATCCCATCCTCGCTAGCCTGCAGCACAATAATATTCTTACACCCACGCCAGCCAACAGCAGCGCTGTGAAGCAAAAGGTTCTCAGTCCACCTTGTCCAAAAGCAGACTTCAACCCAGCTGATTTTGAATGTGAAGAAGACCCATTTGACaaactggaattaaaaactATCGATGAtaaggaggaattaaaaaatattcttgaaatTCATGTTGGTACTACTGGGCCAATTGTTGCCCAGCTGTTAGATAATACCTTGCCCAAAGGAGGGTCTGAGTCCATGTTGCAAGATGAGGAAGTTCTGGCATCCATAGAAAGGGCCACGTTGGACTTCAAGCCCCTTCACAAACCCAATGGCTTTATCACTTTACCACAGTTGGGAAACTGTGAAAAGATGTCCTTGTCTTCCAAAGTGTCCCTGTCCCCTATCACTTCAGTGAGCAATATCAAATCCCTGTCCTTTCCTAAACTTGACTCCGATGAGAGTGATCAAAAATCATCAAAGCTCACGAGCACTTTCCACAGCACCTCCTGTCTCCGCAATGGCACTTTGCTCAGCTCTTTGCAGACCTGCGCTCAGAGTAAAGGTAGTGAACTGAATGGACACCACATGGTTGGTCTTTCCACTCTAAATGAGGACAGTGGCATGGAGACATCAACATTATCCTCTTCATCCAGGCTGCCTTCCCTGGCTGTGTCGACAGTTTGTACAGAAGAACAATCATCTCAAAGCACAGCGACTACG GTACACCCCGACtacaaggaaacagaaatccCTGTG GTTTTGGATTACCTGTTTGCACACGGACAGCTTTGTGAGAAGGGCTTTGATCCACTTCTTGTTGAAGCAGCTTTGGAAATGCACCAGTGTTCAGAGGAGAAG ATCACAGAACTTCTCCAACTAATGAGtcaatttaaagaaatgggCTTTGAACTAAAAGACATTAAGGAGGTCTTACTATTACATAACAACGACCAACACAACGCTTTGGAAGATCTAATGGCCCGTGCAGGAGCCAGCTGA